The following is a genomic window from Hymenobacter gelipurpurascens.
AAGCGTGCCGGCGCCGATGCCATCCTGACGTACTTTGCGAAGGAAGCCGCCGAGGTACTGCGCCGCGGCTAGTTCTCCTGTCTCCGATAGGCCTAGACGAAAAAGAGCGACCTGCTAACAGGTCGCTCTTTTTCGTCTAGGCCTGTTTTTTTGCGCTGATACTGCCAAACATATTGCGCAATTTGCCACCACCTCATCTTGGTGGGCCGCTCGTAAGACATCGTCCTGAATCACTCTCATTCCTCACCCTATGCCCGCTCACATCCGCCTCGCTACTACTGCCGATATTCCTGCCATTCTGGGCCTAGTGCGCCGCGTGGTGCCGCTTATGCAGGCTAGCGGCAACCAGCAGTGGTCAGCGGAGTACCCCAATGAGGAGGTATTTCAGAAGGACATTGAGCGGCAGCATCTGTGGGTGGCTGAACTGGAAGGCCAGGTAGCAGCCGTGGCGGCCCTCACCAACAACGACCAGGACCCCGAATACGCCCAAGCCGACTGGGACGCCACGGAGCCGGCC
Proteins encoded in this region:
- a CDS encoding GNAT family N-acetyltransferase; translation: MPAHIRLATTADIPAILGLVRRVVPLMQASGNQQWSAEYPNEEVFQKDIERQHLWVAELEGQVAAVAALTNNDQDPEYAQADWDATEPALVTHRLAVDPAAQGHGLAVALLQHAENLATGLGLRTLRVDTNSENLATQRLFPRLGYRYAGEITLGFRPGLRFFCYEKRLA